The Luteolibacter rhizosphaerae genome window below encodes:
- a CDS encoding phosphotransferase, which yields MPTDAILHATRQFLGIDPTVTVSMTPIKKGASGRTIVRVKTPGRDPFIGIHWTDERPDSDNFLPVAKFLKATKLNVPEIFYEIPHRRVALVEDLGDTDLYSLKGTPFEEREPYYRSALTQIDKLFYSKGPKDFELMPPFDESLYRWEQEYFFDHLVEGLLGMDASELRQAPEFTDLARRLGSGAKHLVHRDFQSQNLLLKDGKSWWIDFQGMRRGRQEYDIASLVYDPYMDHSEEDREKILDIWEDIAEDRPEATIFRECAAQRLMQALGAFGNIIRNRGDEWYMPHVPVAASALAGIVAGSSLEKPLAPVLAKAREYTP from the coding sequence ATGCCGACTGACGCGATCCTTCACGCCACCCGACAGTTTCTCGGGATCGATCCCACCGTGACCGTCTCCATGACGCCCATCAAGAAGGGCGCCTCGGGCCGGACCATCGTGCGAGTGAAGACCCCCGGCCGGGATCCCTTCATCGGCATCCATTGGACCGACGAGCGTCCGGATAGCGACAATTTCCTGCCCGTCGCCAAGTTCCTGAAGGCAACCAAGCTGAATGTGCCGGAGATCTTCTATGAGATCCCGCACCGCCGCGTCGCGCTGGTCGAGGATCTCGGGGATACCGATCTCTATTCGCTGAAAGGCACCCCCTTTGAAGAGCGCGAGCCCTACTACCGCTCCGCACTCACGCAGATCGACAAGCTCTTCTACTCGAAAGGGCCGAAGGACTTCGAGCTCATGCCGCCCTTCGATGAATCGCTCTACCGTTGGGAGCAGGAGTATTTCTTCGACCATCTCGTGGAAGGGCTTCTCGGCATGGATGCCAGCGAACTACGGCAGGCGCCGGAGTTCACGGATCTCGCCCGCCGTCTCGGTAGCGGGGCGAAGCATCTCGTCCACCGCGATTTCCAGTCGCAGAATCTCCTCCTCAAGGATGGCAAGTCCTGGTGGATCGATTTCCAAGGCATGCGCCGCGGTCGTCAGGAATACGACATCGCTTCGTTGGTCTATGATCCCTACATGGATCACAGCGAGGAGGATCGGGAGAAGATCCTGGATATCTGGGAAGACATCGCGGAGGACCGGCCGGAGGCCACCATCTTCCGGGAGTGCGCCGCCCAGCGCCTGATGCAGGCCCTGGGGGCCTTCGGAAACATCATCCGCAATCGCGGCGACGAGTGGTATATGCCCCATGTTCCCGTGGCGGCTAGCGCGCTCGCCGGAATCGTAGCGGGTTCCTCGCTTGAAAAACCCCTCGCTCCCGTGCTCGCCAAGGCGCGAGAGTATACTCCGTGA
- a CDS encoding DUF1501 domain-containing protein, whose product MKSQDKDSLQNRRSFLRQSACASLGLTGVINTLAHLRLVNSALAQGIPGGDYKALVVLFLFGGNDSNNLLIPRKNHASYAQYKSARGVLKILDETDSAYVAGQPASIPLTGGGATYGVHPAAGGIADLFNGGDLAFVANVGTLVYPTTRAEYNAGSVPLPPQLFSHSDQQVQWQSSVPDQPFSRGWGGRIADLLASQGYAQGQVSLSVSLSGINSLQVADQEVQYAVTPEGAIPLAGYAASGSPYGNALNSDGTYKTTTAGKRLKAFDDITNHTYQHLLDDDHAKVVKRARANEGLVGAALTAAAATGVDFDNLFLNAQSNLGDQLKSIAKLIAGRTALGNSRQIFFASIGGFDTHQDQLDAQTNLLGELGSSLKAFSDTLKALGVNDNVVTITHSDFTRTLTPNGQDAATAGSDHGWGGHQIVLGGPVHGNQIYGSFPSLALGAGLDAGSSNRGRWIPTTSVDQYAAVSANWLGVSPTYLADIFPNLSRFEDPFGSSANLGFL is encoded by the coding sequence GTTGACGGGAGTGATCAACACCTTGGCCCATCTCCGCCTGGTCAACTCCGCCCTCGCGCAGGGCATTCCCGGCGGCGACTACAAGGCCTTGGTCGTGCTCTTCCTCTTCGGCGGAAACGACTCGAACAACCTGCTCATTCCGCGCAAGAACCACGCTTCCTACGCGCAGTACAAGTCCGCTCGCGGCGTGCTGAAGATCCTCGATGAAACCGACTCCGCCTACGTGGCCGGACAGCCTGCATCGATTCCTCTAACAGGAGGTGGCGCCACCTACGGGGTTCACCCGGCGGCAGGCGGCATCGCCGATCTCTTCAATGGCGGGGACCTTGCCTTCGTGGCGAATGTGGGGACCTTGGTTTATCCCACCACGCGGGCGGAGTACAATGCGGGCTCGGTACCCCTGCCTCCGCAGCTCTTCTCCCACTCCGACCAGCAGGTTCAGTGGCAGAGCTCGGTGCCGGACCAGCCCTTCAGCCGCGGCTGGGGCGGTCGCATCGCCGACCTCCTCGCCTCGCAAGGCTATGCTCAGGGGCAGGTCTCGCTTTCGGTCAGCCTCTCCGGGATCAATAGCCTCCAGGTGGCGGATCAGGAGGTGCAGTACGCGGTGACTCCGGAAGGGGCCATCCCCTTGGCCGGTTACGCCGCCTCGGGTAGTCCCTACGGCAATGCGCTCAACAGCGATGGCACCTACAAGACGACCACCGCGGGCAAGCGCCTGAAGGCCTTCGACGACATCACCAACCACACCTACCAGCACCTGCTCGATGACGATCATGCGAAGGTGGTGAAACGCGCCCGGGCGAACGAAGGACTCGTCGGAGCCGCCCTGACCGCTGCGGCGGCCACCGGGGTGGATTTCGACAATCTCTTCCTCAACGCGCAGTCGAACCTCGGGGACCAGTTGAAATCGATCGCCAAGTTGATCGCGGGCCGCACCGCCCTCGGCAACAGCCGCCAGATCTTTTTCGCCAGCATCGGCGGCTTCGATACCCACCAGGATCAGCTCGACGCCCAGACCAATCTGCTCGGCGAGCTCGGCTCCTCCCTGAAAGCCTTCAGCGACACGCTCAAGGCCCTCGGGGTTAACGATAACGTGGTCACCATCACCCACTCGGACTTCACCCGCACCCTGACCCCGAACGGCCAGGACGCCGCCACCGCCGGCTCCGATCACGGCTGGGGCGGTCACCAGATCGTCCTCGGCGGCCCCGTTCACGGCAACCAGATCTACGGTTCCTTCCCCTCCCTCGCCCTCGGCGCCGGCCTCGATGCCGGATCGAGTAACAGAGGTCGTTGGATACCAACAACATCTGTAGATCAGTACGCCGCCGTCTCCGCCAACTGGTTGGGAGTTTCCCCCACCTACCTCGCCGACATCTTCCCGAACCTCTCCCGTTTCGAGGATCCCTTCGGCAGCAGCGCCAACCTCGGCTTCCTCTGA
- a CDS encoding NAD(P)-dependent oxidoreductase — protein MSKARIGFVGTGRMGANMARRLKDQGYPVTVVYDAFPQIATDLAAEIGAAAAGSLAEVTAGADVIITVVTDDAAMRGIFAAEGDSLLTGASGKTFINCATVSPEVHVEVDAAASAAGASALEACMASSITQARQGTLYLMVGGTADAFAKVEPILKDLSSSLRHVGGTGQAAKVKALVNMVMNINTAGLAEGLGLGSALGLDLQMLKEVFSQTGANSRVLETDGDDMIAREHDCYFSAAHAAKDSGIANQLAADTGVNVPLSLATEAQYHRMVELELGELDKSGIAELTFPGRTVH, from the coding sequence ATGTCGAAAGCACGCATCGGATTCGTCGGCACCGGCCGCATGGGAGCAAACATGGCCCGCCGGCTGAAGGACCAAGGGTACCCGGTCACCGTCGTCTACGATGCTTTCCCGCAGATCGCCACCGATCTGGCCGCTGAAATTGGCGCCGCTGCAGCCGGGAGCCTCGCGGAAGTCACCGCCGGTGCGGACGTGATCATCACTGTGGTCACCGACGATGCCGCGATGCGCGGGATCTTCGCGGCAGAGGGGGATTCCCTGCTCACCGGAGCCTCCGGCAAGACCTTCATCAACTGCGCCACGGTAAGCCCGGAGGTTCACGTGGAAGTGGATGCAGCCGCTTCGGCCGCCGGGGCCAGCGCGCTTGAGGCTTGCATGGCATCTAGCATTACCCAAGCCCGGCAAGGCACGCTTTACCTGATGGTCGGCGGCACGGCGGATGCTTTTGCCAAGGTGGAACCGATCCTCAAGGATCTGTCCTCATCGCTCCGCCACGTGGGCGGCACCGGCCAAGCGGCGAAAGTGAAGGCACTCGTGAACATGGTGATGAACATCAACACGGCGGGTCTGGCCGAGGGCCTCGGTCTGGGCTCCGCGCTCGGGCTGGACCTCCAGATGCTCAAGGAAGTTTTCTCCCAGACCGGGGCGAATTCCCGCGTGCTGGAAACGGATGGCGACGACATGATTGCCCGCGAGCACGATTGCTATTTCTCCGCTGCGCACGCCGCGAAGGACAGCGGCATCGCCAACCAGCTTGCCGCCGACACCGGCGTGAATGTCCCGCTCTCCCTCGCCACGGAGGCTCAATATCACCGGATGGTGGAACTGGAGCTGGGCGAACTCGACAAATCCGGCATCGCTGAATTGACCTTCCCCGGCCGTACGGTCCACTGA
- the argB gene encoding acetylglutamate kinase, with the protein MDLQHPIEKAEALIEALPYLQAFRGKTFLIKMGGSAMEDPDLVAKVMRDIVFLEVAGINPIVVHGGGKAISAAMKEAGLDAQFIGGFRVTSDEAIDIVEKVLSSEINPGLVRMIREFGGKAVGIAGTDVFLGEKMFASDAQGQRVDLGRVGEVVGCQLGQMDAAHRAGIVPVISPLAAELATGRPLNINADLAAAALAKELRVAKLVYLSDVPGLMMDPSKPETLIKSVSRAQADELMSDGTISGGMIPKIKSAIDALNAGVRKVHFIDGRLPHALLLEIFTHGGIGTEVTR; encoded by the coding sequence ATGGACCTCCAGCACCCCATCGAAAAAGCCGAAGCCCTAATCGAGGCGCTGCCCTATCTTCAGGCCTTCCGGGGCAAGACCTTCCTCATCAAGATGGGTGGCTCCGCCATGGAGGATCCCGATCTGGTGGCGAAGGTCATGCGCGACATCGTTTTCCTCGAGGTCGCCGGCATCAATCCCATCGTCGTTCACGGCGGTGGCAAGGCGATCTCCGCCGCAATGAAAGAAGCAGGACTGGACGCCCAGTTCATCGGCGGCTTCCGCGTTACCTCGGATGAGGCGATCGATATCGTGGAGAAGGTCCTTTCCAGCGAGATCAATCCCGGCCTCGTCCGCATGATCCGGGAATTTGGCGGCAAGGCGGTAGGCATTGCCGGCACGGATGTTTTCCTCGGCGAGAAAATGTTCGCCAGCGATGCGCAAGGTCAGCGCGTCGATCTCGGCAGAGTGGGGGAGGTTGTCGGCTGCCAGCTCGGCCAGATGGACGCCGCGCATCGCGCCGGTATCGTCCCCGTGATCTCGCCGCTTGCGGCGGAGCTAGCCACCGGTCGTCCGCTCAATATCAATGCCGACCTCGCCGCTGCAGCTCTCGCAAAGGAGCTGCGCGTCGCCAAGCTCGTCTACCTCTCGGATGTTCCGGGGCTCATGATGGATCCCTCCAAGCCGGAGACCTTGATCAAATCCGTCAGCCGCGCCCAAGCCGATGAACTCATGTCGGACGGAACTATTTCCGGTGGCATGATCCCGAAAATCAAGAGCGCCATCGATGCCCTCAATGCCGGTGTCCGCAAGGTTCACTTCATCGATGGCCGCCTGCCGCATGCGCTGCTACTGGAGATTTTCACTCATGGCGGCATCGGCACCGAGGTTACCCGCTGA